A single window of Streptomyces aquilus DNA harbors:
- a CDS encoding beta-galactosidase, with the protein MTTRSLTDRLGGLAFGGDYNPEQWDEPVWKEDDALMRRARVNLATVGVFSWALLEPDEGRYDFAWLDAHMNRLHANGVAVDLATPTASPPPWFTLAHPDALPVTPEGTRLIHGSRDTYCLTAPAYRSAARRIASALAERYGEHPAVALWHVHNEYGTLCYCDHTAAAFRVWLRARHGSLDALNEAWGTAFWSQRYTSWEQVLPPRVTQWHKNPGQALDFRRFWSDEIIAAYREQRDAIRAHSDRPVTTNLMLPAYQNVDLWALARELDVVTSDQYPSAPGLDAAADAAFHADRTRSLAGGHPWLLLEQGTNTVYDRDRVLAKEPGDILRHTLGHIARGSEGALFFQWRQSRAGAETWHSAMVPHAGPDSRVFREVAQVGEAVARLGELAGSTVTASVAVLHEADAWWALGVDGLPSADLDYHAALGRAHRALWDAGVTVDFAHPEHDLSRFPLVIAPALFLLSDGAAENLRRYVAGGGTLLVQHASGYVDDRMHARLGGYPAEPLREALGIRVEEYRPLRRDERIALSDGTHGTVWSESLRAEGAETLAAYAEGMLTGSPALTRHRFGSGKAWYLSTRLDDAGYAALVARLLDEAGVAPEVPGLPAQVEAVVRRAPDGRRWRVLINHRPEPVPLPEPAHDLLTGSTLSELPPGGCAVLRTT; encoded by the coding sequence ATGACCACCCGCAGCCTGACCGACCGCCTGGGCGGCCTCGCCTTCGGCGGTGACTACAACCCCGAGCAGTGGGACGAACCGGTCTGGAAGGAGGACGACGCGCTGATGCGCCGGGCCAGGGTCAACCTGGCCACCGTAGGCGTCTTCTCCTGGGCCCTGCTGGAACCGGACGAGGGCCGCTACGACTTCGCCTGGCTCGACGCCCACATGAACCGCCTCCACGCGAACGGCGTGGCCGTCGACCTCGCCACCCCTACGGCCTCCCCGCCGCCCTGGTTCACCCTGGCCCACCCCGACGCGCTGCCGGTCACCCCCGAGGGCACCCGCCTCATCCACGGCAGCCGCGACACCTACTGCCTCACCGCGCCCGCCTACCGCAGCGCGGCCCGCCGCATCGCCTCCGCCCTGGCCGAACGCTACGGAGAGCACCCCGCCGTCGCCCTGTGGCACGTCCACAACGAGTACGGCACGCTCTGCTACTGCGACCACACCGCCGCCGCCTTCCGGGTGTGGCTGCGCGCCCGCCACGGCTCCCTGGATGCTCTCAACGAGGCGTGGGGAACGGCGTTCTGGAGCCAGCGGTACACCTCCTGGGAGCAGGTGCTGCCGCCGCGCGTGACGCAGTGGCACAAGAACCCCGGCCAGGCACTGGACTTCCGCCGCTTCTGGTCCGACGAGATCATCGCCGCCTACCGCGAGCAGCGCGACGCGATCCGCGCGCACAGCGACCGGCCGGTGACGACCAACCTGATGCTCCCCGCCTACCAGAACGTCGACCTGTGGGCCCTGGCCCGCGAACTCGACGTCGTCACGTCCGACCAGTACCCGAGCGCTCCCGGTCTGGACGCCGCCGCCGACGCCGCCTTCCACGCCGACCGCACCCGCTCCCTGGCCGGCGGCCACCCCTGGCTGCTGCTGGAACAGGGCACCAATACCGTCTACGACCGCGACCGGGTCCTGGCCAAGGAGCCCGGGGACATCCTGCGCCACACCCTCGGGCACATCGCCCGCGGTTCGGAGGGGGCCTTGTTCTTCCAGTGGCGGCAGTCCCGTGCCGGCGCCGAGACATGGCACTCGGCGATGGTCCCGCACGCGGGGCCGGACAGCCGCGTCTTCCGTGAGGTCGCGCAGGTCGGCGAGGCGGTCGCCCGGCTCGGGGAGCTGGCGGGATCGACGGTCACCGCTTCGGTGGCGGTGCTGCACGAAGCGGACGCTTGGTGGGCACTCGGCGTGGACGGCCTGCCCTCGGCGGACCTTGACTACCACGCGGCACTCGGCCGGGCGCACCGGGCACTGTGGGACGCCGGCGTCACCGTCGACTTCGCGCACCCCGAGCACGACTTGAGCCGCTTCCCGCTCGTCATCGCACCGGCCCTGTTCCTCCTGTCCGACGGGGCGGCCGAGAACCTGCGCCGTTACGTCGCCGGCGGCGGGACTCTCCTCGTCCAGCACGCGAGCGGATACGTCGACGACCGCATGCACGCCCGCCTCGGCGGCTACCCCGCCGAGCCGCTGCGCGAGGCGCTGGGCATCCGCGTCGAGGAGTACCGGCCGCTGCGGCGCGACGAGCGCATCGCTCTGTCGGACGGAACGCACGGCACCGTCTGGAGCGAGTCGCTTCGCGCCGAAGGTGCCGAAACGCTCGCCGCCTACGCCGAGGGCATGCTCACCGGCAGCCCGGCGCTGACCCGTCACCGCTTCGGCAGCGGAAAGGCCTGGTACCTCTCGACCCGCCTGGACGACGCCGGCTACGCCGCCCTGGTCGCCCGGCTGCTCGACGAGGCGGGGGTGGCTCCCGAGGTGCCGGGCCTGCCCGCTCAGGTCGAGGCCGTCGTCCGACGCGCCCCGGACGGCCGTCGCTGGCGCGTCCTGATCAACCACCGCCCCGAACCCGTGCCCCTGCCCGAGCCCGCCCACGATCTGCTCACGGGCAGCACATTGTCCGAACTGCCGCCCGGCGGCTGCGCGGTGCTCCGTACCACCTGA
- a CDS encoding sulfite exporter TauE/SafE family protein, whose amino-acid sequence MEMVPLAVVMAAATFATAALSAVAGFGGGVLLLPVFVAVLGTRGAVAVLTVAQLVSNGSRVWFNRREVDRRLVGIFAAGAIPAAAAGALVFATAPLPALTRAVGVFLLVMVAWRRFKLHAARLDDRAFSAVGAVSGFGSALVGSVGPMVAPFFLARGLIRGAYIGTEAASAVVMHLTKLIVFGAAAVLTATSAAVGLALAPAGAAGAWMGKKIVDRLPSHVFVLVVEAGLIASGLLLATTGG is encoded by the coding sequence ATGGAGATGGTGCCGCTGGCGGTCGTGATGGCGGCCGCGACGTTCGCCACCGCGGCACTGTCGGCGGTGGCCGGGTTCGGCGGCGGGGTGCTTCTGCTGCCGGTGTTCGTGGCCGTCCTCGGTACCCGGGGCGCGGTCGCGGTCCTGACCGTCGCCCAACTGGTCAGCAACGGCAGCCGCGTGTGGTTCAACCGACGCGAGGTCGATCGGCGCCTGGTCGGCATCTTCGCCGCAGGGGCCATCCCCGCTGCCGCAGCCGGGGCGCTGGTGTTCGCCACCGCACCGTTGCCCGCTCTCACTCGTGCCGTCGGCGTGTTCTTGCTGGTCATGGTCGCCTGGCGGCGCTTCAAACTGCACGCGGCCCGGCTCGACGACCGCGCGTTCTCCGCCGTTGGCGCCGTTTCCGGTTTCGGATCCGCGCTGGTCGGCTCCGTCGGCCCGATGGTCGCCCCGTTCTTCCTCGCCCGCGGCCTGATCCGGGGCGCCTACATCGGCACGGAGGCCGCATCCGCGGTGGTGATGCACCTGACCAAACTCATCGTCTTCGGTGCCGCCGCTGTGTTGACCGCCACCAGCGCCGCCGTCGGCCTGGCCCTCGCCCCGGCCGGCGCGGCCGGGGCCTGGATGGGCAAGAAGATCGTTGACCGGCTGCCCTCCCATGTCTTCGTCCTCGTCGTCGAGGCGGGCCTGATCGCCTCCGGCCTCCTGCTGGCCACCACCGGCGGATGA
- a CDS encoding SMP-30/gluconolactonase/LRE family protein codes for MSHNRLFRPGSAAVAVAALLVLGGTAPALAASGGDAPHAAARHHREPLPASYSIPGAKTYPEGIARQQGTPYFYVGSTSDGTIYRGDVHESATKVFLPGGKDGRTSVAGMKTDRAGRLIVAGGATGKVFVYDTRTRALLHVFDTGRTDTFLNDVALAPNGDAYISDSIHPALWHITAAELKSKQVQQPLHVGVDLTNSPMVYDDGFNGNGLVVTGDGRYVLLADYNDYAFYRVDVRTHQVVPIDLGGAKGVSGDGLLLRGNNLTAVTELDHPEGQISVLKLSHDYTKATVVRTVLGHGMHSPSTAAVDGHDLLIVNFQFQIADPKLPFNVVRVHV; via the coding sequence ATGTCCCACAACCGCCTCTTCCGTCCCGGCTCCGCCGCCGTAGCCGTGGCCGCCCTCCTCGTCCTGGGTGGCACCGCCCCGGCTCTGGCCGCCTCCGGCGGCGATGCGCCCCACGCCGCCGCCCGGCATCACCGGGAACCCCTGCCCGCCAGCTACTCCATCCCCGGCGCCAAGACCTACCCCGAGGGCATCGCACGCCAGCAGGGCACGCCCTACTTCTACGTCGGCAGCACCAGTGACGGCACCATCTACCGCGGTGACGTCCACGAGAGCGCGACCAAGGTGTTCCTGCCGGGCGGAAAGGACGGACGGACCTCCGTCGCCGGCATGAAGACCGACCGCGCGGGACGGCTCATCGTCGCCGGCGGAGCCACCGGCAAGGTCTTCGTCTACGACACCCGCACCCGCGCCCTGCTGCACGTGTTCGACACCGGCCGTACCGACACCTTCCTCAACGACGTGGCCCTCGCCCCCAACGGCGACGCCTACATCTCCGACTCCATCCACCCCGCGCTGTGGCACATCACCGCCGCCGAACTGAAGAGCAAGCAGGTCCAGCAACCACTGCACGTGGGCGTGGACCTCACCAACTCCCCGATGGTCTACGACGACGGTTTCAACGGCAACGGCCTCGTGGTCACCGGCGACGGCCGCTACGTCCTGCTCGCCGACTACAACGACTACGCCTTCTACCGCGTCGACGTGCGCACCCACCAGGTCGTCCCGATCGACCTCGGCGGCGCCAAGGGCGTCTCCGGCGACGGTCTCCTGCTGAGGGGCAACAACCTGACCGCCGTCACCGAACTCGACCACCCCGAGGGCCAGATCAGCGTCCTGAAGCTGAGCCACGACTACACCAAGGCCACGGTCGTGCGCACGGTCCTCGGCCACGGCATGCACAGCCCCTCCACGGCCGCCGTCGACGGCCACGACCTGCTGATCGTCAACTTCCAGTTCCAGATCGCCGACCCCAAGCTCCCGTTCAACGTGGTGCGGGTCCACGTCTGA
- a CDS encoding SMP-30/gluconolactonase/LRE family protein, producing the protein MRVRTSLTTLAATAVLLASPATATASAAAQPLSAPHITNHFQLAASQQPENITVDRTGAAYLTFSFARQIVRVTPGSRPHVLATLPAPAKANTPNLGKAFVGGIARADDGTLYVTYATGTADLTGVWVVRPGGRPHRIAALPADGLPNGLALDQRTDKLYVTDSVHGVIYRLPACGGEATVWAKGTQLEPTTFAGANGLKLHNGSVWATNLDRGTVLRIPVTAKGTAGKIQVRATGMPSIDDFAFTGHGDTLLAARDDNQVDLVRPDGTHATVLTPADGLQTPTSIAVHGSKVYVPSAAYMTGKDPNLLIAHLGR; encoded by the coding sequence ATGCGCGTCCGTACCTCCCTGACCACCCTCGCCGCGACCGCGGTCCTGCTGGCCTCCCCGGCCACCGCAACGGCGAGCGCAGCGGCCCAGCCCCTCTCCGCGCCGCACATCACCAACCACTTCCAGCTGGCGGCCTCGCAGCAGCCCGAGAACATCACCGTCGATCGCACCGGGGCCGCGTACCTGACCTTCTCCTTCGCCCGGCAGATCGTCCGCGTCACTCCGGGCAGCCGGCCGCACGTCCTGGCCACCCTGCCCGCACCCGCCAAGGCGAACACCCCCAACCTGGGCAAGGCGTTCGTCGGGGGCATCGCCCGCGCCGACGACGGCACCCTGTACGTCACCTACGCCACCGGTACCGCGGACCTCACCGGCGTCTGGGTCGTACGTCCCGGTGGCCGCCCGCACCGTATCGCCGCCCTGCCCGCCGACGGGTTGCCCAACGGCCTCGCCCTCGACCAGCGCACGGACAAGCTCTACGTCACGGACTCCGTGCACGGCGTCATCTACCGCCTCCCCGCGTGCGGCGGAGAGGCCACCGTCTGGGCCAAGGGCACGCAGCTGGAGCCCACCACGTTCGCCGGCGCCAACGGCCTGAAGCTGCACAACGGTTCCGTCTGGGCCACCAACCTCGACCGGGGCACCGTCCTGCGTATCCCGGTCACCGCCAAGGGGACCGCCGGAAAGATCCAGGTCCGGGCCACCGGCATGCCGTCCATCGACGACTTCGCCTTCACCGGCCACGGCGACACCCTGCTCGCCGCCCGCGACGACAACCAGGTCGACCTCGTCCGCCCCGACGGCACCCACGCCACCGTCCTCACCCCGGCCGACGGTCTTCAGACCCCCACATCCATCGCGGTCCACGGCAGCAAGGTGTACGTCCCCAGCGCCGCCTACATGACCGGCAAGGACCCCAACCTGCTCATCGCCCACCTCGGCCGCTGA
- a CDS encoding multidrug effflux MFS transporter has translation MSDPIPTSSAGTADTLHAPSPDRPPRRLPLVLILGSLTALGPLSIDLYLPALPQVSGDLHTSQAVTQLTLTAFMTGIALGQLVIGPLSDTLGRRRPLLTGLTVYVAASLLCAVAPDPTVLIGMRLIQGLAGAAGIVIARAVVRDLYDGLGAARLLSSLMLVSGTAPILAPVLGAQLLRLTSWRGVFVTLTVLGLVILAATAALLTETLPTQQRRRGGLPDTLRTMGDLVKDGRFSGYLLTGGLGFAALFAYIAGSSFTLQEVYGASSQTYSLLFALNSVGMVATGQLNGKLLLGRFPSHRILGAGLAVLATAGTALVVLATLTHAGLPWIATALFFTACPVGMILPTTTALSLQRAPHAAGSASALLGTTQFLMGALAPALAGLGDQGTALPMALSVLGLALAATVCFLALCRPSRPTRDPLAQ, from the coding sequence ATGTCCGACCCCATTCCGACCAGCAGCGCCGGGACAGCAGACACCCTCCACGCGCCGTCCCCGGACCGCCCTCCGCGCCGTCTGCCCCTCGTCCTGATCCTGGGCTCCCTGACCGCGCTCGGCCCGCTCTCCATCGACCTCTACCTCCCCGCCCTCCCTCAGGTCAGCGGAGATCTCCACACCTCACAGGCCGTCACCCAGCTCACCCTCACCGCCTTCATGACCGGGATCGCCCTGGGCCAGCTGGTCATCGGGCCCCTCAGCGACACCCTCGGCAGGCGCCGCCCCCTCCTGACTGGCCTGACCGTGTACGTCGCGGCGAGCCTCCTGTGCGCCGTCGCCCCCGATCCCACGGTCCTCATCGGCATGCGCCTGATTCAAGGCCTGGCGGGCGCCGCCGGGATCGTCATCGCCCGGGCCGTCGTCCGTGACCTGTACGACGGACTCGGCGCCGCCCGCCTGCTGTCCTCGTTGATGCTCGTCTCCGGCACCGCGCCGATCCTCGCCCCCGTGCTCGGCGCCCAACTGCTGCGCCTGACCTCCTGGCGCGGCGTGTTCGTCACCCTCACCGTGCTGGGCCTGGTCATCCTCGCCGCCACCGCGGCCCTGCTGACCGAGACCCTGCCGACCCAGCAGCGCCGGCGCGGCGGGCTCCCCGACACCCTGCGCACTATGGGCGACCTCGTCAAAGACGGCCGTTTCTCGGGCTATCTGCTCACCGGAGGCCTCGGCTTCGCCGCCCTGTTCGCCTACATCGCCGGCTCCTCCTTCACCCTGCAAGAGGTCTACGGCGCCTCCTCGCAGACCTACAGCCTGCTCTTCGCCCTCAACTCGGTCGGCATGGTCGCCACCGGGCAGCTCAACGGCAAACTGCTCCTGGGCCGTTTCCCCTCGCATCGCATCCTGGGGGCGGGCCTGGCCGTACTCGCCACCGCGGGCACCGCCCTGGTCGTCCTGGCCACCCTCACGCACGCGGGCCTGCCCTGGATCGCCACCGCGCTGTTCTTCACGGCCTGCCCGGTCGGCATGATCCTGCCCACCACCACCGCCCTTTCCCTTCAGCGCGCCCCGCACGCGGCGGGCAGCGCCTCAGCACTCCTGGGCACCACACAGTTCCTCATGGGAGCCCTCGCGCCCGCCCTCGCCGGTCTCGGCGACCAGGGCACGGCCCTGCCCATGGCCCTGTCGGTGCTCGGCCTCGCGCTGGCCGCGACGGTCTGCTTCCTGGCCCTCTGCCGCCCAAGCCGTCCCACGCGGGACCCGCTGGCCCAGTAA
- a CDS encoding helix-turn-helix domain-containing protein, translating into MVNRGHLEIVVLYGDPVGADPAPDGAILRLDFNPPEERVPGFEIIDLATLHERRKRRGRRPDLVHRVDFHTLTLITEGSGEHAIDFVTYPVRPGTLLWVRPGQVQRFVRPGTANGTHLLFTPAFPPHSSSADRLVNEWYGSACWQLGASPAYAGLSTLLGQLRAEYDRPEPTVSAEILQLLLATVLLQIDRLPHSDGGEDPRSGGEVYARFRADLERSYATTRRAADYAHRLGYTVKTLTRACTAATGQPVKHVIDGRVALEGQRLLAHTDEPVSTIARRLGFPEPTNFGKFFTRNVGETPGAFRQTHQGNQ; encoded by the coding sequence ATGGTAAATCGAGGACATCTGGAGATCGTGGTGCTTTACGGGGATCCTGTCGGCGCCGACCCTGCTCCGGACGGGGCCATCCTTCGCCTCGACTTCAACCCGCCCGAGGAACGGGTCCCGGGCTTCGAGATCATCGATCTCGCCACCCTGCACGAGCGACGGAAGCGGCGGGGTCGGCGGCCCGACCTCGTCCACCGGGTGGACTTCCACACCCTCACCCTGATCACGGAGGGCAGCGGGGAGCATGCGATCGACTTCGTGACCTACCCCGTCCGTCCCGGCACACTCTTGTGGGTCCGGCCGGGCCAGGTCCAGCGCTTCGTCCGGCCCGGCACCGCGAACGGCACGCATCTGCTGTTCACGCCGGCCTTTCCCCCGCACTCCAGCAGCGCCGACCGGCTGGTGAACGAGTGGTACGGGTCAGCATGTTGGCAGCTCGGCGCGAGCCCCGCGTACGCGGGGCTATCGACCCTGCTGGGCCAGCTGCGGGCCGAGTACGACCGCCCGGAACCCACCGTCTCGGCGGAGATCCTCCAACTCCTGCTGGCCACCGTGCTGTTGCAGATCGACCGCCTGCCCCACTCCGACGGCGGGGAAGACCCGCGTTCCGGCGGCGAGGTGTACGCCCGCTTCCGCGCCGACCTGGAACGCTCCTACGCCACCACGCGCCGCGCCGCCGACTACGCCCACCGCCTCGGCTACACCGTCAAGACCCTCACCCGCGCCTGCACGGCCGCCACCGGGCAGCCCGTCAAACACGTCATCGACGGCCGCGTCGCCCTGGAAGGGCAGCGCCTGCTCGCCCACACCGACGAACCGGTGTCGACCATCGCCCGCCGCCTGGGCTTTCCCGAACCCACCAACTTCGGCAAGTTCTTCACCCGGAACGTCGGTGAAACCCCTGGTGCCTTTAGGCAAACCCACCAGGGGAACCAGTAA
- a CDS encoding MBL fold metallo-hydrolase: MNGTVTVLDKGAVRIHSYMSPADTFHTTTQLVETPARVIAIDAQLLPAYADEAIAYAKGLGKPIDRLIVTHAHPDHYNGAARFGVPVHALAQVREQIIARGDSHLPTGQVIPLSEFTPSVAVIPGTEVIDGVTFVFEAVSGGEAADELLIKLPEQGVLIAQDLVYNDVHLYLGNDDITGWQRAVDALAAESGYDTILAGHGAPTGPEVYQGIRRYLDDARELLGDDGDAYKKAIVDKYPAHVGPFIIDIANRSLFPAGN, from the coding sequence ATGAACGGCACGGTCACGGTCCTCGACAAGGGCGCGGTGCGCATCCACAGCTACATGTCCCCGGCGGACACCTTCCACACCACCACCCAGCTGGTCGAGACCCCGGCCCGCGTCATCGCGATCGACGCCCAGCTGCTGCCCGCCTACGCCGACGAGGCCATCGCCTACGCCAAGGGGCTCGGCAAGCCGATCGACCGCCTCATCGTCACCCACGCCCATCCGGACCACTACAACGGTGCCGCCCGCTTCGGTGTCCCCGTCCACGCACTGGCCCAGGTGCGCGAGCAGATCATCGCCCGCGGCGACAGCCACCTGCCCACCGGACAGGTCATCCCCCTCAGCGAGTTCACCCCGTCCGTGGCCGTTATCCCGGGCACCGAGGTCATCGACGGCGTCACCTTCGTCTTCGAGGCCGTCTCCGGTGGCGAGGCCGCCGACGAACTGCTCATCAAGCTGCCCGAGCAGGGCGTACTGATCGCCCAGGACCTCGTGTACAACGACGTCCACCTCTACCTGGGCAACGACGACATCACCGGTTGGCAGCGGGCCGTTGACGCCCTGGCCGCCGAGTCCGGCTACGACACGATCCTCGCCGGCCACGGCGCCCCCACCGGCCCGGAGGTCTACCAGGGCATCCGCCGCTACCTCGACGACGCCCGCGAGCTGCTCGGCGACGACGGCGACGCGTACAAGAAGGCGATCGTCGACAAGTACCCGGCCCACGTCGGCCCGTTCATCATCGACATCGCCAACCGGTCCCTCTTCCCGGCCGGCAACTGA
- a CDS encoding glycoside hydrolase family 31 protein: protein MYQHVEAGIERRTQGEVLRVEPWGPHAVRVRAAADSIDDERSWALDLPVRDAGEAEVQVREDGTARLVNGRITVEADADGRLRFLRTGEVDEGRELLAEKRPYHGYPGPRVHTPRGDGTYTAEQFFEGYDGERIHGLGQQPHGGLDHKGRVIDLVQRNTVVTIPFLHSSRGYGLLWNSPATGRVELAADATRWVADQTRQIDYWIVAGDNPAEIMSAYADATGHPPLLPDWASGFWQSKLRYRTQDELLAVAREHHRRGLPLSVIVCDFFHWTRMGDWSFDPEDWPDPAAMTKELDSLGVRLVVSVWPTLEDDSANLDALRACGGLVRDSHGGLLRHHWPARGGDQRYLPMAYYDATHPRARHLLWEQLHANYLRSGVTAFWLDACEPDLPPSIAPRAVYHAGPGPQVGNAYGAEHARAVADGFRATGDDRPLSLIRSAWAGSQRHGVALWSGDILPTFDSLAAQVRAGLNVALSGIPWWHTDIGGFLGGNPDDPAYRELLIRWFQYGTFSPVMRLHGDREPNQPFSARMSGGPNEVWSYGEQAYPILRHHLLLRERLRPYLHGLAETAHRTGAPPMRPLFFDFPDDATAWDVDDQYMLGPDLLVAPVVEAGARERAVHLPHGARWIDTATGTEHEGGRTLTVAAPLERIPVFVRAGSALTGTQVY, encoded by the coding sequence ATGTACCAGCACGTCGAGGCAGGGATCGAGCGCCGAACCCAAGGGGAGGTGCTGCGCGTCGAGCCCTGGGGCCCGCACGCGGTCCGGGTACGCGCGGCGGCCGACAGCATCGACGACGAACGGAGCTGGGCGCTCGACCTGCCGGTGCGGGACGCGGGCGAGGCCGAGGTGCAGGTCCGCGAGGACGGTACGGCCCGCCTGGTCAACGGACGGATCACCGTGGAGGCCGACGCGGACGGGCGACTGCGCTTCCTGCGCACCGGGGAGGTGGACGAGGGCCGCGAGCTGCTGGCCGAGAAGCGGCCCTACCACGGCTACCCAGGCCCCCGCGTCCACACCCCGCGCGGCGACGGCACCTACACCGCCGAGCAGTTCTTCGAGGGCTACGACGGCGAGCGCATCCACGGCCTGGGCCAGCAGCCGCACGGCGGCCTGGACCACAAGGGTCGCGTCATCGACCTCGTCCAGCGCAACACCGTCGTCACGATCCCCTTCCTGCACTCCTCCCGCGGCTACGGACTGCTGTGGAACAGCCCCGCCACGGGCCGCGTCGAACTCGCCGCGGACGCCACCCGCTGGGTCGCCGATCAGACCCGCCAGATCGACTACTGGATCGTCGCGGGCGACAACCCCGCCGAGATCATGTCCGCCTACGCCGACGCCACCGGCCACCCGCCCCTGCTGCCCGACTGGGCGAGTGGCTTCTGGCAGTCCAAGCTGCGCTACCGCACCCAGGACGAACTCCTCGCCGTCGCCCGTGAGCACCACCGCCGTGGCCTGCCGCTGTCGGTCATCGTCTGCGACTTCTTCCACTGGACCCGCATGGGGGACTGGTCGTTCGACCCGGAGGACTGGCCCGACCCCGCCGCCATGACCAAGGAGCTGGACTCCCTCGGCGTACGGCTCGTGGTGTCCGTCTGGCCCACCCTGGAGGACGACAGCGCCAACCTCGATGCCCTGCGCGCCTGCGGGGGCCTGGTCCGGGACAGCCACGGCGGCCTGCTGCGCCACCACTGGCCGGCGCGCGGCGGGGACCAGCGCTACCTGCCGATGGCGTACTACGACGCGACGCACCCCCGTGCCCGGCACCTCCTGTGGGAACAACTCCACGCCAACTACCTGCGGTCAGGCGTCACCGCCTTCTGGCTCGACGCCTGCGAACCCGACCTCCCGCCGAGCATCGCGCCGCGAGCCGTCTACCACGCCGGCCCGGGCCCCCAGGTCGGCAACGCATACGGTGCCGAACACGCCCGCGCCGTCGCCGACGGATTCCGCGCAACCGGCGACGACCGGCCGCTGAGCCTGATCCGCTCGGCCTGGGCCGGCAGCCAGCGCCACGGAGTCGCCCTGTGGTCCGGGGACATCCTGCCCACCTTCGACTCCCTGGCCGCCCAGGTCCGCGCGGGCCTGAACGTCGCCCTGAGCGGCATCCCCTGGTGGCACACCGACATCGGCGGCTTCCTGGGCGGCAACCCCGACGACCCGGCGTACCGGGAACTGCTCATCCGCTGGTTCCAGTACGGCACCTTCAGCCCCGTCATGCGACTGCACGGTGACCGCGAGCCGAACCAGCCCTTCAGCGCGCGGATGAGCGGCGGCCCCAACGAGGTCTGGTCCTACGGCGAGCAGGCCTATCCGATCCTGCGCCACCATCTCCTCCTGCGTGAACGTCTGCGCCCCTACCTGCACGGACTCGCCGAGACCGCGCATCGCACCGGCGCCCCGCCCATGCGCCCGCTGTTCTTCGACTTCCCCGACGACGCGACCGCCTGGGACGTCGACGACCAGTACATGCTCGGCCCCGACCTGCTCGTCGCACCGGTTGTCGAGGCGGGCGCACGCGAGCGCGCCGTCCACCTGCCGCACGGGGCCCGTTGGATCGACACCGCGACCGGGACGGAACACGAGGGCGGCAGGACGCTGACCGTCGCTGCGCCACTGGAACGCATACCCGTCTTCGTCCGTGCGGGGTCCGCTCTCACCGGAACGCAGGTGTACTGA